The sequence TCTTGCAATTTAGCCTCTACAACAGCTTGCTCTAGGGCATTGTGAAAAGAATCTTTTTTGCCCGCGATTACAAGCTGGTAATCCAACATATACTTAGTGATAAGCCGCCCAAAAGCCATTATCATCCTCTCTAGGTTTTTGTGGGGGTAGGCGTTACCTATATACAGTAAGAATGGCTTATTTATGCCTGCCTTCGGAAGGTTAAATCTAGGAGTAGCAAAATCTTTGCCCACCGCTTCATGAGTGGTAACTACCTTATTTCGCCTGACCCTGAAAGTCTTAACTACATCTTCTTTGACATACTCTGTGGGAACAAGCACGGCCCTTGCGCGCCCTATTCCCTGTTTCAGGACTACATTGCGCATGATCTGCTCCTTAAGAAGATAATACATCCGTTCGGCCACTGAAGACCTAAGATTCTTAAAATGCAGCAAGGTCAAATCATGAATTGTTATTACAAACTTACCCTTGTAGGCAACTGGGAAGTTGAAATTAGTAAAATGAACGAGATCGGGTTTGCGGGTATTTATTATATTTATAAGTGCGGTCTGCTCTTTTGCTCCGAACC comes from Patescibacteria group bacterium and encodes:
- a CDS encoding glycosyltransferase family 1 protein, with the protein product MRELLLIDKKNDYELLIRPEDRAGLKLSAPNLELVDADAKWFGAKEQTALINIINTRKPDLVHFTNFNFPVAYKGKFVITIHDLTLLHFKNLRSSVAERMYYLLKEQIMRNVVLKQGIGRARAVLVPTEYVKEDVVKTFRVRRNKVVTTHEAVGKDFATPRFNLPKAGINKPFLLYIGNAYPHKNLERMIMAFGRLITKYMLDYQLVIAGKKDSFHNALEQAVVEAKLQDRVVFTGYVTDAQLASLYNSASLYVFPSLSEGFGLPPLEAMAHGLPVASSKATCLPEVLGDAAVYFDPKSIASMSRVMLSVLTDPKLSSKLTKLGYRQVKKYSWKKTAQGTLDVYERVLRN